The DNA window TGTCAGACAGCCCTGCTGGTCCCTCCTATACTCCCAGTGCCTACTCTGGTCTGACCCACACATTTGTAACCCGGAAGTTTTCGCCATTGCCTGGGTGGCGTGTGCACAGCCTTTTTATGTTTCCAGAACGACCTGACCTTTGTTGAGGCTAAGGACAAGGCAATGCTTTCTGGATGCCGCCTTCTTGCTCCTCCTGGGTGAGGGTGGTGCAGAGGGAGGGGACATCCCACACACTCACCTTGGTCTCAAAGTTCTAACAGCTGACTTCTGAGATGGCCCCCAGCATTCCTCTCCCCACCTCCAAATTCTGCTGTCACTCTCGGTGACCTTGGCGTTGGTGTTGCTGACCAGAATCTTCTCTCATACCCCTAGACTTTCagccctgtgattttttttttttttctaattcatagcctgagccaggtgtggtggcacaggcctgtattaccagcacttggggaggcagaggcaggcagacctctgagttcgaggccagcctgctcaacAAAGCGAGACCAGGACAGCcgcggctacacagagaaaccctgtctcgaaaaaaaacaaaacaaaacaaaaaaatgcacaGCCTTTATTGCCTGAATCACACATCCCTGGAGAGTTTGTTCATCTTCCCCCGCTGTCTTCAAGCCCAGCGCTCCGGCTCCTGGTTTCTCCCACCGTGCCAGTGTAATCCTGGCAAACCAGCCCTTTTTCTTGGGTCCTCCCCACACTTTTGCTTGGTTATTTTCCCACCATTCCTTAGTTTCTCTTCTCCAGCagcatccttctcttcctctctgtccatTCCCCTTAGCTTATACCATGCCAAGGGACACCTTGCCACTATTACCTGCCCAGTGTCTCTGCTCTCCAAGTGAAAAGCCTCCAGACACGGGCTGCACCCCATGCTTCTCCCCTCTCCCATTGGCTGCTGCCCACACACATCCAGGGACTGCTCGGTCAAGGATGCCTACAGCCTCCACGTTGCCTGATCCATGCAGTGTTGTCGTCTCCCTCCCTGAGCTCAGTGGGCCTCTCTGTGACCACTCACCCCCTCCTTCTCCTGGTTCTCCCCTACTTCATAGTGAACCCCTCCTAAATGCTCTCTGTCGGTTTTGTCTTCTTGCAGAGTTTGAATAATTGAGATCTTTGGTCCTcaatcctgggtcctcttccGCTCTCTGCCTAGAACCCCTCAGACTGTTCATTCAGCTCTGTTTGGGATGTCCGTGTTCTGATGCCCCACAATTCTTCTGAAACTGTCTTCCCTTGCATGGAGCAAGCTTGTGTAACTCAGGTGACTGGCACGTCCTCGACAGCCCTGGCTTAAGGGATCATGAAGAAAGCTCTGGGAAGTTGTATGTCTTTTGAGACCAGACAGCCTGTGTGGGGCAGAACTGAATCCTCTTCAGAGGCATCTAACATCACAGGCCGAGGCCTTCACCCCATGCTTAGCTGGTTCCTGCCTAATGAAGGCCATCTGTATGTGACCTGTGCTCACAGCTAGGAGTGAATTCTAGTCAGATCTTCCCTAATGTtcctttgcctcagtttccttgtttgTATAACGGGAACATGGAGTAAGTAGCCTTTCCCTGTGGTAAAGAGGCTTGAGGAGTTTCTCCAAGGGAAGCACTGGGAACAGTTCCTAGCACATGCTGTAGGCAGGGTCGGTGCCCACAGTGTCAGCTCTCCAAAGAATGCTGAGTTCGTGGTGGCAACACACCAGACTGAGATGTTTCTGATCTCTCAGAGAagctttatttctctctctttgtctttttgtttttgctttcattttgttttgtttttgagaaaggatcttacTCAGTAGCTGGGCTGGCATGTAATATaccatataacccaggctggctttcaatTCATGttgatcctcctgctccagctccctcagtgatgggattataggcgtgagcCACAATGCCTGGCTCGGAACGTTTCTAAAGAGCTTATAGAGTTCTTTATGAGTCCTAAGTATTCCGTGGACGTCAGAGTCCCCACACTTCAGCGTGTACCCACCAGGTACCCAGCCTGGAGAGAGGGCCAAGGTCTTTCCCTCAATCCCTCGCTAGGTCATGACAAGCTCTGGGAAAAACTGGTGCATCTAAGTCTTCTCAAGACACCACCTTATCCATTTCTCAAagagacatgtgtgtgtgtgtgtgtgtgtgtgtgtgagagagagagagagagagagagagagacctagaaATGTTTGAAAAGAGTCAGTGGGAGACTTTTATGTGTTTGAAACAACACATGCCATGCACCCCAAGATCAACTGCAACCGTTGACACTGGTCATTTATAAACAAGGACACCAGAACCACGCTGCTTGCCTCAAACTTGACATGACTGTTACTGGTACATCCACTTTCCCATAgctggttcctttttttttaacaacttatCCCATCATCTTTACAATTTGCAGAGAAAGTCTGCCGAGACAGCTCATTAGCTGGAACACTGTCAACACCCAGCTTTGAGAAGAGACCAAGGAAGCTCTTGACTACCACAATGAAAACAAGTCTCTCAGAGGGATGATGGGGATGGGAGAGTGTGGGAGAGTGTGCCAGGCTAGCCCACCAGACTCACACCTTCATTCTCAGAGCCCATGACTGCATTACCCTGGAACGGGATGAGGGGCTTTGCCAGGATGAGTCAGCTGAGGCTCTTGAGGTGGGAGGTTCCCTGGGGCCTCCTGCATACTAAAAAAGTGGCTCTACCCCAGGTAAGTATCCTCATGCAGAGGGATGCAGGGGGAGTGAGGCAGAACATGgaggggagagacagaaggaggaaaggacTTGGGGGGGGtgtgatggtggtggcacactaCTGTGAAAAGGAGGAAGATGGCCTCTGCAGCTTCAAAGAGCCAAGTGGGAGCAGCCCTCATGATTTTAGCTCAGGAGGACCGTCTCGAActtctgagttccaggactgtagagaacattgcagccagtctccAGTGGTGCTGAGGACCCCACGTCCCTCCGAATTAGAAGAGGAAACATCTCTCCACAGACATCGCTGTCCAGTTACAAAGTCATGTCTACTGTTGAGCTGCTCCCAGGCGCCAACCTGAGGTGGGTGGGTGGTCAGCTACAGATCGGAATGAATGAGAACTCACCCCTCAAAGGGTGGCAGCCCACAGCGCCAGAGCCTCAGCCAGGTGGCCTGGCATCTAGAACCTTCCCATGGATTAATTTATCCACTCTGGACATGATTGCTGTGCGTGTTggtagggtgggggtggggtgatagGGTGGAGGAAACCAATATCTGTCGTCTTCCTAAATTACTCTGCaccttatctatttatttagagacaggatctcccaCTATATCTGGGTTCACAGATTCCTCTCCACTGGCTGCCCTTGTCTTCCCCTTCCTAGCCCTGGGACTATAAGTGCCACCCTGCCAAGCTTTTCACTGGGTTCTGGGGGCTAAAACCTGGGTTCTCATGCTTCagtggaactcagagatctgcctgcctctgcctcccaatgttgtgattaaaggcatgagccaccaccactcAGCCTCAGCCCTCATTATTATCAGATGGTGtggaggaaggaacagaggcagggagaggaagCCGAGACCAAAGTCATAGGCCCCTGGACAGTCATGCAGCCCTCACATCTGGTAGGCTGGCTCttggcccctacttcaaacatgAGGACATTTCTTCTACTTTTTCCTTCAACTTATATTGTTGTCAAACCTAGGCCTCagtacatgctaagcaagtactctaccagtTACCTCCATCACCAATGCTCACTCATTGGGTtccactcactctgtagcccagtttAGTTGGCTCTAAACTCCTGCTCTTCCTACCTCTGTTTCCagcgtgctgggattaccagcctGCAATACCATCCTTACCCCACACTTTCTATTTTACCCTCCAACCCTCTCCTAGCTTCCCAGTTAACACAGCATAATTCTTTTCCTTACCACACTTCTCCCCGTGCCTCTCAAGGGTGCCTGCAAAGGCGGCCTGTTATTTTCAGCTAAGTTTTGAGGCATAATCCATCCTTCTCACCCACAGATCTACAGGAGGGGGCCAGGCCAGTCTCCTTCCCAGCTCTGTGGCTGTCCAACTCTACAGCTTCATTTCTCTCCAACTCCAGCTTCCTTCACAGCCCCAGCTTCCCAAGGTTGATGAGGGGACTCAGGCATGAAACGTATAGAAGGTAACACATACCCAGCCTCCTGGCAGAACATTACCAATTTAGGCTCCTGCCTTTCCCCTGTGCCCAGCAGAGAGCACTTTAACAGTAACGAGTGCACCATAGGCatgcaattatttttttaaaattaactggGAACATTGATCTCTACAAGAGGCCCAGGCACAAAGGCTTCCAGAAGGCTGGACCAGCTCAGTGTGAGGGTTGGCCCCTGGGTAGGCCCATGTCggtggggtgggtggggcagCAGGGGAGTGAGCCTGCCCTTTCATGTTGCACAAAGGCCAACAACTTTCCTTAAATAGAAGCAGGAAGGGGCTTGTGTGAAGGATCTGAGAAGTTAACAGGAATGGGAGCtaaaagaaaacactttccatAATAACCAATTACTGGAGCTATTCATTTCTAAAAGAAAGCTCTGCCTGGCAACCGTGGGGAGTGCAGGTCACCTTTGTCTTTTGCAGGAACCTTGGCTGTTCTTGTGGCTTTGCAGGAAAGGGGGAACCTTGAGTTCTCTTCCTTCTTGTTGGAGCCTGGTACCCTGTCAGCTGGCCTGAGAAAGTGGAAGCCACAAGGACTCTTTGATCCCTCACTTGGGGCTATAATCTTATTTGGACTTCTTGGGATCTGCTGAGCTAGTCATGACATTCTAGAGCTTACCcacatttctcttctctccattctggccaaaaaaatccctttccatgtcaaaatctctctctctctctctctctctctctgtgtgtgtgtgtgtgtatgtgtctgtgtgtgtatacaaattcATGTAACATAAAACCAACCACTTTAAAGTGAAAAAGttggggctggatagatggctcagcagttaagagctttgACTACTCTTtttaaggacctgggttcagttcccaacacccacaaccacatataactccagtttcagggaaattgatgccttcttctggcctctgtgggcacgcGGCAAGTGGCTcagacatacatataaaataaatgattttataaaatgaaGTTAGTGGCATTAAATGCCTCTATAATGTGTAACATTATAAAGTTCTGTTCACTTCTAGAACATTCTCATCTCAGAAGAAAGCCACATACACAGCAGGTATCTCTATGCCTCTGCCTACTCCCTAAAGATCACCAATAAAAAGAATCATGGGAACCATATGTAACCTGTGTGTCTGGCTTTCTTCATACCATGTTGAGCCATGCAGCAGTTAATTTGTGGCTTGTTCCTTATTATGGCTACTGAACAATAAATAGTCCATGGTGTGTATAGCCCATATTTTGTTCATCTACTCATGGATATTTGGATTGTTTTCACCTTTTGGCCATTGGCAAACGATACTtctgtgaacatgtgtgtgaaATGATTTGCTTTGCAAACATTTATGAAGGCAAAACCCTCATTGCTTGAGtagcagttctctctctctctctctctctctctctctctctgtctttaaagCTGGGGTCTTATGTTGCTCAGGAACTCTCTAAGGTAACAAAAAATTACTTTGAactatttttccaaatttttgtttgttattagagacaggatttttctgtgtaaccgTGGTTGTCCTGGGGCTCActctgtatatcaggctggccccagcctgcctctgcctacccagtgctgggattaaagatgtgccacCATCATCCACCTGACTTCGTCTTTTTTTAGAATAGCCATCCTAATAAATGGGGTCTGGTACCTCAGTTTTAGCTAGGGCTAGCTCTTGATTGGATTAggtcatatagctcaggctggccctgtGCTAGCACTcatcctgtccctccctccagagtattgggattacaggtgtgactTTCCTTGCTTTGGTTCTATGTTGAAGCCTTATCTTTCTTCTGCCCGGCGTCCAAGTCAGGGCGATGAGTAGTTGCTAAAATCTCTGCTATGCAGTGAAGGAGTGGGGTGCCCCAGCTCTGACATGTCTCTCCAGGTGAGCTGTGGCCTCTCCCCCACCTGATGTTAGCATTCATTTTGTATGCACAATGCCTGGCACAGAGTGGCTACCCCCAAAACCTTTCCAAATGATAAACTAAACTGGCAAGGGCCTGAATACCTCAGGTATCATAAAGGTCATCTACTGAGGGCTACTGATAAACGGACAATAAACCAGGAGAGGCCAGAGGACTTTGACCAGGACACAATCAATGATTTTGTGATTCCAGGACACAATCAATAATTTTGTGATTAGCCTTGTCCAGGCCAAGGCCAAGAGAGCAGTTCTGCTTCCCCCCAGGCAGAGGCGCCTAGAAACCAGACCCATTTACCCTGGAAATAAAACTCATTCCATTCCCTATCCATTCTTCCTCCAGCTCTCCCACCTCCTCCCACTAAAGCAAAGGGCGGGCGGAACATCTGAATTCCTTAGTTCCGAGATAGCTGCTGGttagggaaagaagaagaatCAACAGGTGCTAGATACGTACTGGCCGAGTTGGCGGGACCGCGGATAACCTGGGCCTATGACGGAAGACACAATCACCTAACCTTCTCACGTGGCGGGCTGGCCCGGGAAATCGATGGACCAGGGTTGCAAGTTCCCAGCTGGGTCCAAATCACCCAACCTCACTAAGGCTTCAGCAATCCCACCAGCTACAACAGGGAACAGGGTCCTGCTCGCCTCAGGCCGTGCGCTCAGCGCCACCTTCCAAGTGACTGTCCCGGACGCAGAGGGGAAGCGGGCACAACTCCACCCAAAGCAACTCCAGGTTCTGTCAGGATCAGGGCGGCGGGGTGGTGGGGACCTACCTTGCCGTACTTCTTCAGTTTTCGCCGATACTTCTTCTTGGGTTTGTCGCCTGCCGCGGGCTCCTCCAGGGGCTCGTAGCGCTCGGGCAGCGCAGCCAGGTGCACCCTGCGCGCGCTCGGGGTCCCCGCGCGCCGTCCGCCCTCCTGGCCCCGCTCGCGCGCACAGTCGGGGCTCGCCGGGTCCTCGTCCTCGCCCTCCAGGTGCTCCAGGATGACATCCGTCTCCTCGTCACCGGCACAGCGCGATCGCCCCAGGGGCCCCCGGCGCGTGAAGCTGCTCGCCGCTTTGCTTCGGAGCCGGGCGCCCACCGTCATGATGCCGCCGAGTTGCGGAGAAGGGTCGGGACTGAGTGGCAACCTTTGCTCGGTGCCCCGCCCCGCGGCTGCCCCAGCGCACCGCCCCGGCGTGGTGCGCGCGGGGGACCTGAGGACGCAGCGCACCCTCGCGGTGGGGCCCAGGATTTCGGCCGCTGAGACCCGTGTGCACTTAGCCGGAGAAGCAGGCTTCAGAAGTCACAGAGCTCTGGGCAGGCAAGCTGGGCTGTACTGGAAACAAAAACAGACTCCAAACAACAGGCCTCCATTTGCGGGCATTCAGAATTGGCCGGGCGTGGtcgcacacccctttaatcccagcaatccagaggctgaggcaggcgggtctctctgtgaattcgaggccagcctaatctacaaagcgagtccaggacagccagggctgctacacaaagaaaccctgaaaacaacaacaaaccaaaaccaaacaaaaacccgaacaataacaaataaatcaGCCTTACTCCTGTAACAGTTGATACCTAGCTATCCTTCCCATAATGCAACCTAGGAAgcggaagcaggaggattagggGTTCAGCGTCATTCTTGACtacagtgagtttgagggcagcctccACTCAAACACGTATAAcaaatgcagtttttaaaattttcatgtcTGACCATCAGTATTTCTACGACCTATTATAACATTCCATACATACTTACAGCTAAGTAAAGGGTGGAGCCCAGCCTTGAAAACCAAACAGGCTTTTAGACGGCGCATTCTTGGCAGTGGAACCTGGACAAAGTCTATCAAACACAATGGGGGAAGTTTATGGGAAGGACAGCTAGGTATCAACTGTTACGGGAATAAGAcggatttctttgttgttgttgggttttgctttgttgctgttttcagggtttctttgtgtaacagccctggctgtgctggactcgctttgtagaccaggctggcctcaaattcacatagatccgcctgcttctgcatcctgagtgctgggattaagggtgggAACCATCGCTGGCCCGGCTTGTTGTTTTTCAAATTAAACCTTTTTACCTTAAATGTCTTCCTTAACATTTTAGAATCAtgacaatgttttgttttgttttgaaattcatttttttGCTATGTTTAATTATGTGTAAGTATGCGCAGAGGCTCTGGCTTGGAGCCAGAGTTGGTTACAAACACTTGATGTGGTTGCTAGGGATCCATCCCTGGTCCGCCACAGAAACAGTctatgctcttaaccattgagcgatctctccagcccttccttttAGACTGTTTAAATTTTCTCTAACAGACTTCCTCTACCGCCAGAGATCTCCAAAAGCCTCCTGTTCAGTCTTCGGGAGGAATTCTTCACACAGTAAATGAGTGTGGCCTCCACTTTGGGAGGAGaaactcctttttctttccttgtttgcaCTTTTGTTTTAATGTCTTCTACAGAACTAGGTCTTTTGATGCCTtaagactttttgtttgtttgtttttctttcttttttttataagcaTTGTTGACCTTCTGATTTTGTGTTGATGGTTTTGAAGTCTTTTCCATTCTGGTTTGATTTCTGCACCTTGTTTTGCTGGAGTGTCTCATACAGATCTGTTCCCGAGCTTTTCCTTCAGTCTGTTTCCTCCTCatcaaaatcatcatcatcatctcaatcaaattttacttttattccGTGGAAACTTGTCACCACTTCCACAGGAGATGGCTTCCCAGAAAtacttaaaagttttatttttctccactTCATCTTCTGTTTGTGCACCCTCCATAGTTACTGGATGCTGTCCAGGTATATGTCTAGAAAAaccataaacaagcaaacaaacaaacaaataaatgcagggttctttttgttttgttttttgtttgttcggttGGTTAGTTTTCAAGGTAAgatttctatgtgtagccctggctgttctgaactcactttctagaccaggctggcctcgaactcacagtcatctgcctgcctctgccttcctgagtgctgggattacaggtgtgcactctgccatcccccaccccatttgtttttgcttgtttttttttttttgtttgtttgtttttgttttccccttgTCTTTAacggcagagtttctctgtatgtcccaggtgtcctggaacttactctgtggcCCAAGATagcttcaaattcagagatctgcctgcctatgagAGTAAAGGTTTGTGCTACCAcatcttgctttgtttttgttgttgtttttttaaagaccaggtctcactatgtagctctggctgtcctagaactcactatgtagaccggaCTGGCCTGGTATTCACAGAGATAGATTCACAGAGGTGGATCTACCATCTCtggcctgctgagtgctgggattaaacacataagccagccaccatgcccagctgggtTAGGTTttttgggaaggaaaaaaaga is part of the Meriones unguiculatus strain TT.TT164.6M chromosome 11, Bangor_MerUng_6.1, whole genome shotgun sequence genome and encodes:
- the C11H1orf115 gene encoding required for drug-induced death protein 1, whose product is MTVGARLRSKAASSFTRRGPLGRSRCAGDEETDVILEHLEGEDEDPASPDCARERGQEGGRRAGTPSARRVHLAALPERYEPLEEPAAGDKPKKKYRRKLKKYGKNFGKAISKGCRYIVIGLQGFAAAYSAPFGVATSVVSFVR